A single genomic interval of Juglans regia cultivar Chandler chromosome 1, Walnut 2.0, whole genome shotgun sequence harbors:
- the LOC109014561 gene encoding polyadenylate-binding protein 2-like yields the protein MEEEEHEVYGGEIPDEGEMEGDMDSHHADVDMSTAEDDAVKELDEMKKRLKEMEEEAAALREMQAKVEKEMGAVQDPASAAASLANKEETDARSVFVGNVDYACTPEEVQQHFQSCGTVNRVTILTDKFGQPKGFAYVEFLETEAVQEALVLNESELHGRQLKVLPKRTNVPGMKQYRPRRFNPYMGGRFRRPYVPPYFYSPYGYGKVPRFRRPTRYMPYY from the exons atggagGAAGAGGAGCACGAGGTCTACGGAGGGGAAATTCCGGACGAGGGGGAGATGGAGGGAGACATGGATTCTCACCACGCCGACGTCGACATGTCCACTGCTGAGGACGACGCTGTTAAG GAGCTGGACGAGATGAAGAAGCGTTTGAAGGAGATGGAAGAGGAAGCCGCCGCTCTTCGCGAAATGCAGGCCAAGGTCGAGAAGGAAATGGGTGCCGTTCAAG ACCCTGCCAGCGCAGCTGCTTCTCTAGCAAACAAGGAGGAGACAGACGCACGATCGGTGTTTGTTGGCAAT gtTGATTATGCGTGCACGCCTGAAGAAGTGCAGCAACACTTTCAATCATGTGGCACGGTAAACAGGGTGACTATTCTGACAGATAAATTTGGCCAGCCGAAGGGTTTTGCTTATGTGGAATTTCTCGAGACAGAAGCTGTTCAAGAGGCCCTCGTTCTGAATGAGTCCGAATTACATGGTCGTCAATTGAAG GTTTTGCCTAAAAGGACCAATGTTCCTGGGATGAAGCAGTATCGTCCAAGGCGTTTTAATCCTTACATGGGGGGCCGATTTAGGAGGCCATATGTACCTCCTTATTTCTACTCCCCTTATGGATATGG CAAGGTTCCAAGGTTCAGAAGACCAACAAGATACATGCCTTACTACTAG